GCCGACTTACGAGCCCGCGCCGGTCGAGCCTGACCGACTCATGACAAACCGACCAGGGCTCTCCTGTCATCTGAGCGCCCGTCCCACCCGGCTGCGAGTGTATTCGCGGATCCGAAGGCGCACGCGGCTGAGTCCGCGCAGCGCATCGATCACCCCCATCAGGAGACGCTCCTCATGAAGAAGCTCGTCACCATTCTGAGTTTGGCCGCACTGACTACCCTCGCCGGCTCCGCCGCGTGGGCGAAGGATATGAAGGGCATGTGGGGACTCGGCTACACGCGCTCCGAGTTTCCGATCGGCGCTCGTTTCTGGCTGAGCCCGAGCGTCGGCCTCGATCTCGGCGTCGGCTTCTCGGCGTTCACCCCCGACGGCGGTGACGGTCAGACGGCCTTCGGCGTCGACGTCGGCGTTCCGTTCGTGGTCGCCAGCACCGAGAACGCACACTTCTTCGTGCGCCCGGGCATCAGCTTTGCCGACAACGGCGCCGAAGTCGGCCCGTTCACGGACGCGGTCTCGCAGTTCTGGGTCTCGGGCACGCTGGGCGCCGAGTACTTCTTCACCGACAGCTTCAGCATCCAGGCCGGCCACGGCATCCTCTACCGCAGCGTCACCACGGAGTTCGAGGTGTCGCCGGGCGTGACCGACGAAGTCACCGACTCGTACATCGAGAGCGAAGCGTTCGGCATCTCGAGCATCGGGTTCCACTGGTACTGGGGCGGCAGCCGCTAGTCCGCACCGATTCGAGTCAACGCGCGGGGCGGGTCCTTTGGGGCCCGCCTCGTCGTGTGACGGGCGGCACTCGAGCGGAGCGCCATGCGTGCGAGCGACGCATCGCCACCGGGCCGCGAATCATTGAGCCGACCCGCGCGGCTCTGTTAACGTGCGGTCGTGATTACCTTTGATCAGGTCTCCAAGCGCTACGGAGAGCGCCTGGCACTCGACAACGTCTCGTGGACCATGGACGAAGGCGAGTGCGTGGTGTTCGTCGGCCCGAGCGGGGCCGGCAAGACCTCGATCCTGCGCCTCGTCACCCACGAAATTCAGCCCAGTTCCGGCCACGTGACGGTCGGTACGTTCAAGGGCGGCCGGCTGCATCGGACACATCGCGCCTTGCTGAGGCGCACGCTCGGCATCGTGTACGAGGACTTCCGGCTGCTGCACGATCGCTCGGTGTTCGAAAACGTGGCGCTGGCGGTGCGCATCGCGGGGCGGTTCTCGGACGAAGAAGTGATTCCGCGCGTGATGTATGCGCTCGACGAGGTCGGCCTCCATCACAAGCACCCCTCGTTTCCGCACGAGCTGTCGTACGGCGAGCGTCAGCGCGTGGCCATCGCGCGCGCCATCGTGAACCGCCCGGCGGTGATCCTCGCCGACGAGCCGACCGGCGCGCTCGAATCGCGCAGCTCGGGCGAAGTGATCGCTCTGTTGCGGCGCATTCACGAAGAGGGCGCGGCGGTGATCCTGATGACGACGCGCATGGACGTCGCGCGCCAGATCGGCGGTCGCATCATCCGGCTCGAGGACGGCAAGTTCCTCGACGTCAATGGCCAGCCGCTCGGCAGCATCGAGACCGGTCGCGCGACCTCGACGGCGCCGACTCCGCTGTTCAGCGGCCCGACGCCCACGCCGCCGCTCGCCGGCGAGCCGACCGGCACCGACCCCTTGAATTCGCTCGCTACGCCACCCGCGCCCGCCGAGGGAATCTGAACGTGCACTTGTTCTACCTGCGCGAGGCGATGCGCTCGTTCCGCCAGCACCGCGGCCTCGCGTTCACCGCGATCCTGTCGCTGGTCGGCGCGCTCACGATCTGCGCGCTCATGCTGGTGCTGGCGCACAACGCGCGCGTCGCCGTTCAGGCGGTCGGCGATCGGCGCGAGATGGTCGCGTATCTCGACGACGGGATGTCGGCCGAGCGCCGCGACGGTCTGATGAGCCGCATCCAGGACCTCTACGGCGCCGTCGCGTACGTCAACAAGGAACAGGCGTGGCAGGAGTTCGC
This window of the Candidatus Eisenbacteria bacterium genome carries:
- a CDS encoding ATP-binding cassette domain-containing protein; translated protein: MITFDQVSKRYGERLALDNVSWTMDEGECVVFVGPSGAGKTSILRLVTHEIQPSSGHVTVGTFKGGRLHRTHRALLRRTLGIVYEDFRLLHDRSVFENVALAVRIAGRFSDEEVIPRVMYALDEVGLHHKHPSFPHELSYGERQRVAIARAIVNRPAVILADEPTGALESRSSGEVIALLRRIHEEGAAVILMTTRMDVARQIGGRIIRLEDGKFLDVNGQPLGSIETGRATSTAPTPLFSGPTPTPPLAGEPTGTDPLNSLATPPAPAEGI